Proteins encoded within one genomic window of Leptidea sinapis chromosome 7, ilLepSina1.1, whole genome shotgun sequence:
- the LOC126965427 gene encoding phospholipase A1 member A-like, with protein sequence MLLKVLLVSAAFAVCNGEIEVDPAAAKQGSLNFYIGFTREESRDGIIFDSTVDSIETVGFNSTLTTTIIVHGHQGTAYTSLNPTVKDSLLISEEANVIIVDWSQYSLQSYTNAVSAVPSVGTYLAALIEQLVIAGVATLDSVHIVGFNLGAHVAGYAGRTLNGEVARITGLDPSGNQWGTNSQRLRSSDAKYVEVIHTDGSGLFANGIGTPLGHVDFFPNGGQSQPGCLLSSDCSHNRAWELFAATLQFDHLLANQCTSLNEMWWNKCRGFTMPMGKNTLSKLGSGIYRVNTGRTYPY encoded by the exons ATGTTACTTAAAGTTTTATTGGTATCCGCTGCCTTCGCGG TTTGTAACGGAGAGATTGAAGTGGACCCAGCAGCAGCCAAACAAGGGAGTCTCAATTTTTACATAGGCTTTACAAG GGAGGAGAGCCGCGACGGAATCATTTTCGACAGTACCGTGGACTCAATTGAAACAGTGGGTTTTAATTCAACTTTAACGACAACTATCATTGTTCACGGTCATCAAGGAACAGCATACACTTCGCTTAACCCTACTGTTAAAGATT CATTACTCATATCCGAAGAAGCAAATGTAATCATCGTCGACTGGTCGCAGTACTCTCTACAGAGCTACACAAACGCTGTATCAGCTGTACCCAGTGTTGGCACATACTTGGCAGCTCTCATTGAACAACTTGTTATAGCTGGCGTCGCTACATTGGACTCTGTTCATATAGTTGGATTTAATTTGGGAGCTCATGTAGCAGGGTACGCTGGAAGGACTCTTAACGGAGAAGTGGCGAGAATCACTG GACTAGACCCATCTGGCAATCAATGGGGAACGAACTCTCAACGCTTAAGATCATCTGATGCAAAGTATGTTGAAGTAATTCATACTGATGGAAGTGGTCTGTTCGCCAATGGTATCGGAACTCCTCTGGGACATGTAGATTTCTTCCCCAATGGTGGGCAGAGTCAGCCTGGGTGTCTGCTATCAAGTGATTGCAGTCATAACCGTGCCTGGGAACTCTTCGCTGCAACTCTACAATTTGACCACCTACTGGCCAATCAATGTACATCTTTAAATGAAATGTGGTGGAACAAATGTAGAGGATTCACAATGCCAATGGGAAAAAATACTTTATCGAAGCTTGG GAGCGGTATCTACCGCGTCAACACAGGAAGAACATACCCgtattaa